The Rhodococcus sp. B50 DNA window GCGAAGAATCTCGCCGAGCACGCGCACGTGATCGATGCGATCCGCACCGCGCTCGAACCGGTGTGCGCCGACCTCGACATCCCCGATCGGCCGTCGGTGACGAGCACGCGGCAGCTGTGGCATCTCGGCACGCCCATCGAGGGACGACTGCGCGACCCGGACGTCACGGCACTCGATCTTGCACTCGCAGTGCATCCCACCCCTGCGATCTGCGGCACGCCGACCACCGCCGCCCGCGACCTGATCCTCGCCACCGAGGGCGATCGGGGCTTCTACGCGGGCGCCGTCGGATGGTGCGACGCACACGGCGACGGCGAATGGATGGTCACCATCCGCTGCGCCGTCCTCGAACCCGACGGCGTCGGGCTCACCGCCTACGCCGGGGGCGGTATCGTCGCCGACTCCGACCCCGCCGACGAACTGGCCGAGACGACCGTCAAGTTCGGCACCGTCCTCGATGCACTGGGAGTACTCCGTTGACCGAGACCGCACCCCTCTCCCCCGTCACGCTCGTCGTCGGAGCCGCGCAGGGCATCGGCCGCGCGACCGCCGAGACCCTCGCGCGTGCCGGGCACCGTCTCGTGCTCGTGGATCGCAACGCGGAGGGACTGCGCAAGACCGCCGCGCTGCTCGGCGACTCCGTCCCCACCTGTGCCGTCGACATCCGCGACCACGACGCCGTCGCCTACGTCGTCGACAGCATCGAATCCGAGCACGGACCGATCGAGCATCTCGCGCACGTCGCCGGCGTCTTCACCACGGGATCGGTCCTCGACTCCGATCCCGAGGACTGGCGGCACATGTTCGACGTCAACGTCACCGGCCTGCTGGCGGTCCTGCGTTCGGTGGGTCGGGCCATGCGGGGGCGGCGGTCGGGTTCGATCGTCGTGGTCGGGTCGAACTCCGCGGGCGTGCCCCGCATGGGCATGGGCGCCTACGGATCGTCCAAGGCCGCTGCCACCATGATCGTGCGGATCCTCGGACTCGAGCTGGGGCCGTACGGGATCCGCGCCAACATCGTCGCACCCGGCTCCACCGACACGGCCATGCAGCGCTCGCTGTGGGAGGACCCGAACGACGACGCAGGCGCGCGCGGTGCCATCGAAGGCGATCTGTCGCAGTTCAAGGTCGGCATCCCGCTCGGCCGCATCGCAGAGCCCACCGACATCGCCGAAGCCGTCGAATTCCTGCTGTCCGACCGCGCGCGTCACATCACCATGCAGGCGCTCTACGTCGACGGCGGCGCCACACTCCGTGCCTGACCGGCCCGGCCCGTCCCACCCCTCGAAAGGATCCGTTCCGTGACAACCGGTCTCGAGCGCTCACCGCTCGTCGACACCGCCCGCTACCCCGAGGAGTTCGCCGAGCGGTATCGCGCAGCCGGTTACTGGGCGAGCGAAACCTTCGGCGAATTCCTCCCGGCCCGCGCCGCCCGGTTCGCCGATCGCACCGCCGTCGTCGGACACGACGCGACGGGCACCTGGCGGCGCATCACCTACCGCGAACTCGACGACGCCTCGGCCCGCATCGCCGCCGGCCTCGCCGACCTCGGTGTCCGGAAGGGCGACCGCGTCGTCCTGCAACTTCCGAACATCGTCGAATACACCGAGGTGCTTTTCGCGGCCTTCCGCCTCGGCGCGCTCCCGGTCTTCTCCCTGCCCGCACATCGCGCCTCGGAGATCGGCTACTTCTGCCGGTTCAGTGACGCCGCGGCGTACGTGATCGCCGCCGAACACGGCGGGTTCGACTACCGTGCGCTCGCCCGGCAGGTCACCTCCGAGATGGAGAATCCGCCGGCGGTCGTGGTCGCCGGTGAGGCCGAGGAGTTCACCGCACTCGGGTCGCTGCGCGGCCGCGAACCGGCTCCGATCACCGAGAACGACGCCGAAAGCGTTGCGTTCCTGCAGTTGTCGGGTGGTACCACCGGAACCTCGAAGCTCATCCCCCGCACGCACGCCGACTATCTGTACTCCGTCCGCGAGTCCGCGATGATCTGCGGGGTGGACGAGACCACCCGCATGCTGGTCGCGCTGCCGGCGGCCCACAACTTCCCGATGAGTTCGCCGGGCATCCTCGGTGTGCTGCACGCCGGTGGCACCGTCGTCCTCGCCCCGGATCCGAGCCCGGACACCGCGTTCGCCCTGATCGAGAGCGAGGGCGTGACCATGGCGTCGCTCGTCCCGCCCCTCGCGCAGGCGTGGTTGTCGGCGCGGGCACGAACCGAGCGCGATCTGTCGTCGCTCGAGGTGCTGCAGGTCGGGGGCGCGAAGTTCCCCGCCGAGGCCGCCAAACGTGTTCGCCCCGAACTCGGGTGCACGCTGCAGCAGGTCTTCGGTATGGCCGAGGGCCTCGTCAACTACACCCGGCTCGACGACGACGAGGACACCATCGTCACCACCCAGGGCCGGCCGATCAGCCCCGACGACGAGGTCCGGATCGTCGACGATGCAGGCGATCCCGTACCCGTGGGCGCGACCGGGCACCTGCTCACCCGCGGCCCGTACACGATCCGGGGATACTACAACGCGCCCGAACACAATTCGACGGCGTTCACTCCCGACGGCTTCTACCGCACCGGCGACATCGTCCGGCTCACCGAGCACGGCTACATCGTCGTCGAGGGACGCGCGAAGGATCAGATCAATCGGGGCGGCGAGAAGATCGCGGCCGAAGAGGTCGAGAACCATCTGATCGCGCACCCGGCCGTGCTCGACGCGGCGGTGGTGTCGATGCCCGACAAGTATCTCGGTGAACGCACCTGCGCCTTCGTCGTCACCGAGGGTGAAGCCCCGAAGGCCTTTGCGCTCAAGAAGTTCCTGAGGGAGCGAGGGCTGGCCGACTACAAGATCCCCGACAAGGTGCGGTTCGTCGATGCCTTCCCGGTCACGGGGGTGGGCAAGATCAGCCGGAACGAACTGCGGCGCGCTCTGGCCGCAACCTTGACCTGATCGTTCGAGACCATCTGCAGGTACCGTCTCGTGCATGACGAACTCGGATCACGGCGACCCCGGTGACGCCCCCACCGTGCCGCCGCCGTTGACGGCGATCACGAACTCGACCCGGCCCTCCGCCGCCGAAGAAGCCCGAACGGTTGCGGCGTCGACGAACATCGGCACTCTTGCGACTCTCACGCAGGAGGGCGACCCGTGGGCATCGTTCGTGACGTACGGACTGGTCGGTGGTTCGCCGGTGCTGTGCGTGTCGCACATGGCAGAGCACGGCCGCAACCTTGCGCGCGATCCCCGCGCGAGCATCGCGGTCGTGGCGCCCGACCCGCAGTCCGACCCACTGGCCGGCACTCGCATCACTCTCGCCGGGTATGTCGAGCGTCCCGAAGGTGAGGAGTTGACAGCCGCGCGCGAAGCGCACCTGGCCGCTGTCCCCGCAGCCCGCATCTACATCGATTTCAGCGACTTCTCGCTCTGGGTTCTTCGGGTTCGGCGCGTGCGCTGGGTCGGCGGGTACGGGCGTATGGATTCGGCCACGGCCGAGGCCTACGCCGACGCGTCGCCGGATCCGGTCACTCCGTCGGCAGCCGCCGCGATCGCGCATCTCAACGACGATCACGCCGACGCGCTGCTGGCGATGGCCCGGAAACTCGGCGGATACCCGGACGCCACAGCGGCCACCTGCGTCGGAGCCGACCGCTACGGCCTGGACCTCGATGTCACCACGCCGCGCGGGCGAGCCATGACGCGCGCCGGATACCTGTCGCCGCTCGACTCCGCCGACGAGTTGCGCGCAGCAACAGTGGCTCTGGCTCGCGCGGCGCAGTCGACGTAGCCGGGTCCCCGAAGGCCGGTCAGCGCACCATCCACGGTCATCCGCACGCAGCTGCCTACGCCCCCACCAATTGTTCGGTGCGGGCGGCCAGGGCCGCGTACTTCCCGCCGCGCACAACGAGTTCGTCGTGTGTTCCGCGTTCGACGATGCGGCCCCCGTCGAGGACCACGATCTCGTCGGCGTTCCGCACGGTGGAGAGACGGTGGGCGATGGTGATGGTCGTGCGTCCGCTGCGCGCCGCGTCGAGAGCCTGCTGGACGGCGTGTTCGGTGTCGTTGTCGAGAGCGCTGGTCGCTTCGTCGAGCACGAGGACACGCGGGTCGCGCAGGAGGGTGCGTGCGATCGCCAGGCGCTGCTTCTCGCCACCGGAGAAGCGGTGTCCCCGGGCGCCGACGACGGTGTCGTAGCCCTCGGGCAACGAGACGATCAGGTCGTGGATGTGGGCGGCGCGGGCTGCGGTCTCGATCTCGTCGTCGGTCGCGTCCGGCTTCGCGTAGCGCAGATTCTCCCGGACGGTCGCGTGGAGGAGGTAGGTCTCCTGCGAGACCACGCCGACCAGTCCGGCGAGATCGGCGAGCCGCATGTCGCGCAGGTCGACTCCGTCGATGCTCACGTGTCCCTCGGTCGGGTCGTACAGTCGCGCGACGAGCGAGCCGAGGGAGGTCTTGCCCGAGCCGGTCTCGCCGACGAGCGCGACCTGGGTCCCGGCCGGGACGTCGAGGTCGATCCGGTCGAGCGCGTCGCGATGGGCGCCTTCGTAGCGGAAGCTCACGTTCTCGAACCGCACGCGACCCGCGACGGTCTCCGGGTCGACGGGCACCGGATCGTGCGGGTCGTCGATGTCGACGGGAAGGTCGAGGTATTCGAAGATGCGGCTGAACAGCGCGAGCGAACTGGTGACGGAGACGCCGACGTCGAGCAGGCTCATCAGCGGCCGGAACAATGCGCCCTGCAGGCCGGTGAACGCCACCAGGGTGCCGATCGTCATGCCGCCCGAGGTGGCCGGCAGGCCCGCGACCAGGTAGAGAACAGCGGGGATCGCCGCGAAGACGATGTTCATCGTGGCCATGCGCCAGCGTCCGGACAACTGCGCATGCACCTCGAGATCGGCCAGCTCCTCCGAGGTGCGGGCGAACTTGTCGGACAACGCCGGGCCGGTCCCCAGGGTCTTGACGAGCAGGACACCGCTGACCGACAGTCCTTCGTCGATCTGGGACTGCATGTCGGCGAGGCGGCGCTGCTGACGGGCGGTGACGGCGCGGCGCATGAGTGCGACCCGGCGGGTGAGCCAGATGGCCGGCGGGAGCACGATCAGCGAGAGCAAGGCCAGTCGCCAGCTGAGGACCGCCATCGCGATCGCGGTGCCGACGACGGTGGTGACGTTGGAGGCCAGCGAGGTCGCGGTGTTGGTGACCACGGACTGCATGCCGCCGATGTCGTTGGTCAGCCGTGATTGGATCTCTCCGCCACGGGTACGGGTGAAGAAGTTCAGCGACTGCCGCTGCAGGTGGGAGAAGACCCGGGTGCGCAGACCGTGCATGACCTTCTGGCCGACGGTCGTGGAGATCCAGGTCTGGACGACGGACAGGAGCGAGCTCGCGACGGTGACGGCCAGCATGCCGCCGACCGCCCACAGCAGCAGGCTCACGTTCTGGTGCGGGATGGCGTCGTCGATGACGGCGCGGACGAGGAAGGGCGTCGCGAGGGAGATCACCGACGACGCGACGATGAGCGCGACGACGAGGGTGATCTTCCATCGGTGGGGCGCGAACAGGGCGCCGATGCGGCGCAGACTCACCGGGGATTCGCGGAGCTGGTCGAGATCCTTCTTGTCGAGCTTGCCCCGGCGGCCGGGTCTGCCGCCGAGTGCGGGTGGGGGCTGCATCATGTGCGCCACCTCGATTCGTGGTTCGTGACTCGTACTTGTTGAGGTTGCCTCATTGAGTGGCAACCGTCAAGTGAGGTATTGTGACCACTATGTCGGATCCACCCGTCGCGCTGCGCGATCTCCTCCTCACCACCACACGTACGCTGCGCCGACGCTGGCACGACCTCCTCCAGCCGTGGGGATTGTCACCCCACGAGTACCGGGCCCTCGACGTCATCGGCCGCGCCGACGACCCGATCCGCCTCGGCGTCGTGGCAAAGGAGCTGCGTATCGCCCCCCGCTCGGCCACCGAGGTGGTCGACCGCCTCGAGTCGCGCGGCCTCACCGAGCGGCTCCCCGATCCCGCCGACCGGCGCGCGGTCTGCGTGCGACTGACCGACGAGGGTCGCAAGGTCCGAGCCGAACTCGCCTCCGCCCGCGACGCCGACGCCGTCGAGATGTTCGACCGGCTCGACGTCGAGGAGCGTGCGCGACTGTCCGATCTGCTGCACAAACTCGTCGACGACCGGCCGCACTGAATCCTCTCCGGTCCGGGTACTCACATTTCCGACGGCGACGACGTCTTCACTACGAGTGTGTCCGTGCCTGTGTGTCCGCACCGATCGAGGAGAACCCGTGGAGACCATCAACAGCCTGCAATCGCGCGTCGATGCGTCGAGTTGGCCCGAGCTGACGAACGAGCTCGACGAGAACGGCTGCGCACTCACCGGACCGCTGCTGAACGACGACGAATGCACCGCACTCGCTGCCCTGTGGGACGAAGCCCGCTTCCGCACCACGGTCGACATGAGTCGCTACCGGTACGGGCACGGCACCTACAAGTACTTCGGCGCGCCCGTCCCCGACGCCGTCGCACAATTGCGTTCGGCGTTCTACCGTCAACTGCTCGGCGTCGCGCGCTCGTGGGCCGAACGTCTCGGCGA harbors:
- a CDS encoding 2,3-dihydro-2,3-dihydroxybenzoate dehydrogenase; this translates as MTETAPLSPVTLVVGAAQGIGRATAETLARAGHRLVLVDRNAEGLRKTAALLGDSVPTCAVDIRDHDAVAYVVDSIESEHGPIEHLAHVAGVFTTGSVLDSDPEDWRHMFDVNVTGLLAVLRSVGRAMRGRRSGSIVVVGSNSAGVPRMGMGAYGSSKAAATMIVRILGLELGPYGIRANIVAPGSTDTAMQRSLWEDPNDDAGARGAIEGDLSQFKVGIPLGRIAEPTDIAEAVEFLLSDRARHITMQALYVDGGATLRA
- a CDS encoding (2,3-dihydroxybenzoyl)adenylate synthase, with amino-acid sequence MTTGLERSPLVDTARYPEEFAERYRAAGYWASETFGEFLPARAARFADRTAVVGHDATGTWRRITYRELDDASARIAAGLADLGVRKGDRVVLQLPNIVEYTEVLFAAFRLGALPVFSLPAHRASEIGYFCRFSDAAAYVIAAEHGGFDYRALARQVTSEMENPPAVVVAGEAEEFTALGSLRGREPAPITENDAESVAFLQLSGGTTGTSKLIPRTHADYLYSVRESAMICGVDETTRMLVALPAAHNFPMSSPGILGVLHAGGTVVLAPDPSPDTAFALIESEGVTMASLVPPLAQAWLSARARTERDLSSLEVLQVGGAKFPAEAAKRVRPELGCTLQQVFGMAEGLVNYTRLDDDEDTIVTTQGRPISPDDEVRIVDDAGDPVPVGATGHLLTRGPYTIRGYYNAPEHNSTAFTPDGFYRTGDIVRLTEHGYIVVEGRAKDQINRGGEKIAAEEVENHLIAHPAVLDAAVVSMPDKYLGERTCAFVVTEGEAPKAFALKKFLRERGLADYKIPDKVRFVDAFPVTGVGKISRNELRRALAATLT
- a CDS encoding HugZ family pyridoxamine 5'-phosphate oxidase, coding for MTNSDHGDPGDAPTVPPPLTAITNSTRPSAAEEARTVAASTNIGTLATLTQEGDPWASFVTYGLVGGSPVLCVSHMAEHGRNLARDPRASIAVVAPDPQSDPLAGTRITLAGYVERPEGEELTAAREAHLAAVPAARIYIDFSDFSLWVLRVRRVRWVGGYGRMDSATAEAYADASPDPVTPSAAAAIAHLNDDHADALLAMARKLGGYPDATAATCVGADRYGLDLDVTTPRGRAMTRAGYLSPLDSADELRAATVALARAAQST
- a CDS encoding MarR family winged helix-turn-helix transcriptional regulator; protein product: MSDPPVALRDLLLTTTRTLRRRWHDLLQPWGLSPHEYRALDVIGRADDPIRLGVVAKELRIAPRSATEVVDRLESRGLTERLPDPADRRAVCVRLTDEGRKVRAELASARDADAVEMFDRLDVEERARLSDLLHKLVDDRPH
- a CDS encoding ABC transporter ATP-binding protein; this translates as MMQPPPALGGRPGRRGKLDKKDLDQLRESPVSLRRIGALFAPHRWKITLVVALIVASSVISLATPFLVRAVIDDAIPHQNVSLLLWAVGGMLAVTVASSLLSVVQTWISTTVGQKVMHGLRTRVFSHLQRQSLNFFTRTRGGEIQSRLTNDIGGMQSVVTNTATSLASNVTTVVGTAIAMAVLSWRLALLSLIVLPPAIWLTRRVALMRRAVTARQQRRLADMQSQIDEGLSVSGVLLVKTLGTGPALSDKFARTSEELADLEVHAQLSGRWRMATMNIVFAAIPAVLYLVAGLPATSGGMTIGTLVAFTGLQGALFRPLMSLLDVGVSVTSSLALFSRIFEYLDLPVDIDDPHDPVPVDPETVAGRVRFENVSFRYEGAHRDALDRIDLDVPAGTQVALVGETGSGKTSLGSLVARLYDPTEGHVSIDGVDLRDMRLADLAGLVGVVSQETYLLHATVRENLRYAKPDATDDEIETAARAAHIHDLIVSLPEGYDTVVGARGHRFSGGEKQRLAIARTLLRDPRVLVLDEATSALDNDTEHAVQQALDAARSGRTTITIAHRLSTVRNADEIVVLDGGRIVERGTHDELVVRGGKYAALAARTEQLVGA